In Opitutaceae bacterium, the sequence CCCGGCGTGGGTGATTCGACGGGATGATTTCAGTTTGGAAACAAGGCATTCCTGCTCCGTCGCGAACGCTTCGCGCAAGAAGTCGGTTGTCTTGGGGTCAGAGGCTTGGGTGGTCATTACGATAAGTATCGGAGGTTTATCTGGCGTGGGCGAAGAGGGTCGGGCGCATGTTCTCCGGCGTGACGACGACCGGCCACCAGAACGGGGCATCGCTCCAACCGCGATTGGCCGCGCCCTCTTGCCGAATCAACAGGAGGACCGGGAGGTCCACGGCCGCCTGGCGAGCTGGATCGATGTCCGTGCGGGTCGTGTCGGGTTCGTTGAACTCCGCGTGAGCGCCCTCAGAGGGCTTACGCGAGACATTGCGGCCGGTGCGGAGCATGATGAGGACGCGGCCGCGATTTGCGGGATTCTTTGCGTTCTCGCTCAGGTGGCGAAGGATGGCCTGGTATTCCTTGAGGTCCCAGGTGTCTTCGTAACCCGGGGCGAACTTCACGAAAGCCGGGTCGATGCGTTCCACGAGATTGAGCGCGTCCTTGAGGGCGATATCCGTCGCGCCAGGGTTCGTGCCCGGCTCGGGCAGCTTGCCCAGCAAGGTGGTCAGGCGGTCGTCGATGTCTTGCGTCAGCGGGCCCAGGCGCGTCTTCACGTCCGTCTCGAAACCGGAGGGCACGACGCGGCGATGCGGGCGCAGCGTCGTGATGTTGGAGGCGAGAATCTTCGTCGGGCTACACGGCACGATGGAATTCGTCTCGTCGAGTTCGATGAAGGTAACGGTGCCGTCGGCGCCCTCAAGGTCGCGGTCGATGCGTTCGCGCAGCGCGGAATCGGCGTCGTGCATGCGACGCATGGCGGTGTAGATGTGAGGCGCGGTGTAGAAGCGGGTGACGGCACGGTCGAGGTCCGGACGAAAACCATACATGCGGGAGTGTTGGAGAACCGTGTCCTGCTGGAACTTCTGGGGATCGCGCCCGTAGTAAAAGCCAATGAGATTCGCGATGGTGATGCCGCGGTCGAGAATCTGGCCACCGATGAAAATGTTGAGTGGGGTGCGCAGCCGGAGCTGGCCTTCCTCGTCAAGCAGGGCCGCAACCTGCGCCTCGGAGTTAACCTTGGTAATCATGATTTCGCCGCTGGTCAGCGCGGCGATGACACGGTCCCAAACCTCGTTAAAGGTTGGGAGCGGATGACCCGCCGCGAGAATCGAACGGGAGAGGTTGTCGTAGGCGGATTGAATCAGGCTGCGCAACAGGGCCGATTGTGTTTGCGCTTCGCGCTGCAGGTGCTCGTCAAAGGCGAGCACGACAGCCTCCTGCCAAGCGTGGGCGGCTTTCGCGGCCTCGGTGTGAAACAGGAACGCAAAACGCTTCGGGCGTTGGTTGGCCTGCTCATCCTGGATGCGCCGCAGGCAGCCAGCGGTGAGGAAGGTCACGAGCGCCGTGCGCAGGCCTGAGACCTTGGCGCTGGTGAGGCAGTCTTCAGTCTTGAAGCGCCGCCCGTCCGGCTGTCGAAGGATTTCAAGCTCCTCGCTCGCCACGGGGTGAAAAACATAGTGGGCCGGACTGGTGACGTCCTTGCTGTCCTCGAAGTAGAATTTGCCGCCAACGTAGTCGGGGTGCACGGGGACCAGCACAGTGAATTTGGGACGGACGGGCGCGGCATCGAGGCCCGGCGGAGAGTCTTCGGGCTGGAGGTAGAGGGAGTATGGCGTCGCCGTGACCTGGAGGAACGATGCGGCGGGAAGCTGCTGGCGGAGGTCGTCGATTTGTCCCGCGATGGTGCGCAGCTCCAGATCCCCGGCTTTGGTGTAGTAGTAACCGATGGAAGCATTGTCGGCCTCGTCGTCGATGATGAGGATGCGCTTGCTCGCGAGCTTCGGGTAGGTGGCGAGTAGCGTTTCCGCTAGTCGTTCCAGATTGTTTTTCTGCTTCTTAACGATGATGAGGAGCTTTTGGTTAAGCTCGAACTGCGTGAGACGCTCGGGAAGCTCCAGGATGTCGTAGGCTTTGGCCTGATCGGCCTCGATGAAGTCCGCGAATTCCTTGCTGACGCGCTTGTAGGTCTGCTTTGCGAGCGCCGTCGTAGGCTTGGTCAGAATGATGGCGATATCGTAGCCATTATCGAACGCCAGGGCGGTGGCTCCGAGAAAGGTCTTGGTTTTGCCGGACTGGACAAGGCCAAGCAAGATCCCGGGATTCTTGGCGGTCGTCGGGACGGCCAATAGCTGGGCAACAGTGCTTTGAATACGGGCCTGTTCCTCAGGACCGTATATCTGAGACGCGCCACGGTGCTTTTGGAGAAAGCCGGTGTAGAAAATGCCCTTGAGATGAATAATGTGAGTAGAACCGGTCATGAAGAATGGATCTGTTGAATAGAAGAAGGATACGGAAAATTACTTGCGCTAAAAACACCTTTTATGGCATGATTAATGCCTTAAACGCATGTATGACTCCCTACTATCGCGAAAGGGCCTGTCTATAGAACGTTTACATGCCTTAGTCTTGTTGAGTGAGCACGGAAGTCTGATCAAAGCCGCGAAGAACGACTTCGGGGTTCAAAGTCGATACAGCCACTATCTGCGCGAACTGTCGGGGTTTATTGGAACGCGGCTAACCCGGAAGGACGGGCGATCAATCCGGCTAACCCCTGCGGGTGAGGATCTGGCGAGTCTGGCGCGTTCGCATTTTCGCGAGCTGCTCGAGTTCCAAAGCAAGGCCAGTGGCTCAGTGCAACAGGTGGTGGTAGGTGCAGGTGACAGTCTGCTGCAATGGCTCCTGATTCCCACAATCGGAAAGATGCGAGCTCTCGGCAGGAAGACGAATGTCAAGGTTGTCAACTTGCGCACCGATGATCTGGTTCTGCAACTTAAGGAGCAGCGGCTCGACTTTGCGCTGATTCGGCAAAATGCCGTCACCAAGCCCCTCCACTCGAAAAGGGTGTGCGTGGTGAAGTATGTCGTTGTCGTGCCGCGCCGCCTAGTGCCGCGCCGTCTCACGCTTAAGTCGGCGTTGCTTGAATGCCCCCATGCCACATTGGGTGGCGACGGCGAGCTGGTCCAAAGACTTAGGACCCTCGCGGAAGACTGCGAAGGCATATTCCGCCCCGAATTAGTTTGCGAATCCGCTGGCCAATGTATGGCCGCTGTAAGAACTGGCAGCTATGCGGCCGTCGTTCCTACGCAAGTTGTGGAAAGCAATCCCAACCTCGACTGCGTGGTAGTGGACGACGAGGCACTCGCCGATCTGGACCGGCCGGTAGCGCTGGCTTGGAGTCCGCGGAACCTTGAATCGTTGGGTGAAGGCATACAAAATGTTCGGGACGGTCTGCTCAATGCCTTGACCGAAGAAGCTCAGCAGCGAGGTATGATTAAACGGGAACAATAAGTTTAACAAAGACGAAACTATCGGGAATAGCCACAGCGACGTGAGTGATGAAGGCCGACGAGTGTGGATGAGAGGCGATTGGAATCGATCGAGGGGACGGCGAACACGCGGTTTCTGTACTTATTGACCTGCGCACCTTGGCGTGAACTCTCACCTTGGGATCGGCTGCACAACAAGAGATCAAGATTACTGAACCTCCCCATTCCGCTATAGAACGTAGTAGAACTTGGAAGGCATTCACCGATTGAACACCGGCACGCAAAGACAATTGTTGTACAATGCGGTTTCGCCAATTCAGGCAGCCTGAGGAATCTGCAGATGGAGAAGTTTTCTCAAATTCAGGTGGACGATTTTCTTCCCAAGACGGCGGTGTGGTGGAAAGACATCATTCTACCGGCGGCACCGTCCAAAGAAGTTGTGGCGTTCTCTCGACTCAGTAAGCGCAAGAAGCTGCTCGCGCTCATTCTCCTAACGGACCCGGAAAATGAACGGCTCCCAGCGTTACTTTGCACCAGCCATGCATCGTGTGCTGGCACGTTCGCTTGGTTGGCATTGGACTGGGTGCTGCTGGACAAGCAGAGAGTGGGCAGGCTCTTGCTTAACGCCAACGTCAATGACCAGGCAAGGAATGCAATCCAAACGGCGGTGAAGGCAGGTCGTTGCAATGACAAGATATCGTCCATACTAAACGACCCCAATTGCATAGCGTCTTCTCTTGCAATTGCCCAGTACGGATCCCTCAAACAGCGCATCAGCCTTGTC encodes:
- a CDS encoding Z1 domain-containing protein, which codes for MTGSTHIIHLKGIFYTGFLQKHRGASQIYGPEEQARIQSTVAQLLAVPTTAKNPGILLGLVQSGKTKTFLGATALAFDNGYDIAIILTKPTTALAKQTYKRVSKEFADFIEADQAKAYDILELPERLTQFELNQKLLIIVKKQKNNLERLAETLLATYPKLASKRILIIDDEADNASIGYYYTKAGDLELRTIAGQIDDLRQQLPAASFLQVTATPYSLYLQPEDSPPGLDAAPVRPKFTVLVPVHPDYVGGKFYFEDSKDVTSPAHYVFHPVASEELEILRQPDGRRFKTEDCLTSAKVSGLRTALVTFLTAGCLRRIQDEQANQRPKRFAFLFHTEAAKAAHAWQEAVVLAFDEHLQREAQTQSALLRSLIQSAYDNLSRSILAAGHPLPTFNEVWDRVIAALTSGEIMITKVNSEAQVAALLDEEGQLRLRTPLNIFIGGQILDRGITIANLIGFYYGRDPQKFQQDTVLQHSRMYGFRPDLDRAVTRFYTAPHIYTAMRRMHDADSALRERIDRDLEGADGTVTFIELDETNSIVPCSPTKILASNITTLRPHRRVVPSGFETDVKTRLGPLTQDIDDRLTTLLGKLPEPGTNPGATDIALKDALNLVERIDPAFVKFAPGYEDTWDLKEYQAILRHLSENAKNPANRGRVLIMLRTGRNVSRKPSEGAHAEFNEPDTTRTDIDPARQAAVDLPVLLLIRQEGAANRGWSDAPFWWPVVVTPENMRPTLFAHAR
- a CDS encoding LysR family transcriptional regulator; translation: MYDSLLSRKGLSIERLHALVLLSEHGSLIKAAKNDFGVQSRYSHYLRELSGFIGTRLTRKDGRSIRLTPAGEDLASLARSHFRELLEFQSKASGSVQQVVVGAGDSLLQWLLIPTIGKMRALGRKTNVKVVNLRTDDLVLQLKEQRLDFALIRQNAVTKPLHSKRVCVVKYVVVVPRRLVPRRLTLKSALLECPHATLGGDGELVQRLRTLAEDCEGIFRPELVCESAGQCMAAVRTGSYAAVVPTQVVESNPNLDCVVVDDEALADLDRPVALAWSPRNLESLGEGIQNVRDGLLNALTEEAQQRGMIKREQ